The genomic segment TTTAGGAATGCCGCGATTAAAGTACACGACGCGCGGTCACGTAGTGCGTCGACCAGAAGCCCGAGTTGATCGAGCTGATCAGGAGCCCGTCGACGGACGGAGTGTCGTGGATGACCTGGCCGTTGCCCATGTAGATGCCGACGTGATTAATGACGCCGTTATTGCTGCCGATCGTATCGAAGAATACGAGATCGCCCTTGGCCAAGTTGCTCCTGCTCACGAACGAACCGGCAGTCTTCTGCGACTTCGTGCCCCACTTCAGATCGACGCCGATCTTGGCAAAGACGAACTGGGTGAAGGCCGAGCAGTCGAAGATCAACTTGGATGGATTGCGCGTGCCGTAATCGTAGCTGACGCGGCCCATGTAGCTCTTCGCGATAGCGATGACCTGATCGGCCTTCGCGCTTCCGCCTCCGCCGGCTGAAGGGGCCGTGCCTCCGCCGCTGCTGCCGCCTCCAACATAATTCGTATATTCGCTGCTGGACGAGATATAACCGGAGTTACCTTTCTGATCGAATACATGCAGCCAGTAGCTGTTCGCTTGACCGACGACATGGACCGATTCGCCTTTGCCGATCATCCGGATCACGCCGGAACCAGCCGACGCACTAACCCGCAGGTTAACGCCATATTTGATCTTCGTATTATAGTAGGTGGCGGCGGACGCCTTGGGTGCGGATACAGCTTGTCCGGCCGTAACGACTCCCAGGCCGATCGCGGCGCAAAGGCCGACAGCGATTACCCGACGCATAAATGCAGGCTTGGTTTTAGACATGTGAGTTCCTCCCGAGATGTATGTATGTTTGTGTGTGCCTCGGAACCCACGATATCACATTTGAAACAGCCTAAAGTTTACCACGAAGGAAAAAAACGCCGATGTATCATAAAATTTCGTTATTTATTAAAATATGTTGAGAAATTTCTCATCAACCTACCTCTATATCCATATTATTCTCATGCATGACCATCGCTCAACCCGGCAAC from the Cohnella hashimotonis genome contains:
- a CDS encoding C40 family peptidase gives rise to the protein MSKTKPAFMRRVIAVGLCAAIGLGVVTAGQAVSAPKASAATYYNTKIKYGVNLRVSASAGSGVIRMIGKGESVHVVGQANSYWLHVFDQKGNSGYISSSSEYTNYVGGGSSGGGTAPSAGGGGSAKADQVIAIAKSYMGRVSYDYGTRNPSKLIFDCSAFTQFVFAKIGVDLKWGTKSQKTAGSFVSRSNLAKGDLVFFDTIGSNNGVINHVGIYMGNGQVIHDTPSVDGLLISSINSGFWSTHYVTARRVL